A part of Ignavibacteriales bacterium genomic DNA contains:
- a CDS encoding response regulator yields the protein MKALIIDDERLARTELKRLLEPFKEINVVGEAVNADDALNKITELNPDIIFLDIQMPGKTGFQLLEELDSVPIVVFTTAYDEYALKAFDFNAMDYLLKPIEPKRLEDTVKKILEKQKKQIVSQLEAPALTENDQIFVKDGDKCWFVKLSTIRLFESEGNYVRLFFDEHKPLILRTLNYLDERLDNKAFFRANRKHIINLKWVENIEPWLNGGLLVKLKGGHKIEVSRRQAIKFKDMLSL from the coding sequence ATGAAAGCTTTAATAATAGATGACGAACGCCTTGCACGCACTGAATTGAAAAGACTTCTTGAACCATTCAAAGAAATAAATGTTGTCGGAGAAGCTGTTAATGCTGACGATGCGTTAAATAAAATCACCGAATTAAATCCGGATATTATTTTCCTTGATATTCAAATGCCCGGCAAAACAGGATTTCAACTACTTGAGGAACTTGACAGTGTCCCGATCGTGGTGTTCACAACTGCTTATGACGAGTACGCTTTGAAAGCATTCGATTTCAATGCAATGGATTACCTTTTAAAACCAATTGAACCAAAGCGTCTTGAGGATACGGTTAAAAAAATTCTGGAAAAGCAAAAAAAACAAATTGTCTCTCAATTGGAAGCCCCTGCCCTTACCGAAAACGATCAGATATTTGTAAAGGATGGGGATAAATGCTGGTTTGTAAAACTTTCTACCATCCGGTTGTTTGAATCCGAAGGAAATTATGTGCGTCTTTTTTTCGATGAACATAAACCGTTGATTTTGAGAACGCTTAATTATCTTGATGAAAGATTAGACAACAAAGCGTTTTTTCGGGCAAATCGAAAACACATTATTAATTTAAAATGGGTAGAAAATATAGAACCCTGGCTTAACGGCGGTTTGCTTGTAAAGCTAAAAGGCGGGCATAAAATTGAAGTCTCGCGCAGGCAGGCAATTAAATTTAAAGATATGCTCAGTCTTTAA
- a CDS encoding M28 family peptidase, with protein MKIIFQLLVFSVIALQFNLHSQSPIVQQIVDSANQDSLMYFVKELSGNVPTIINGTLQTIVSRNKYQPGNALAETYIKQKLQYYGLTTSIQSFSSTGKNVLGVQVGSELPNQKYIICAHYDDMPSGSTAPGADDNASGTSAVLEAARIFSQYTFPFTIVYALWDEEEQGLVGSNYYANQAASSGDSIIGVINMDMIAYDSDNDMVANIHTRNVGTSLELYDKMIEANIQYGINFNLVEYNPGEEYSDHASFWNAGYGAILLIEDDADFNAYYHSVNDLIIHFNEAYYLKSAKLAFATLASFALNLNMQIIHTPFASIDYSQDMELTANIVTGLNIGSGISGPRLYYRTSTGGGFSDFIEIAGTPLMSNTEYSFIIPAQQLGTIVQYYLAAQDDNSSVVVTLPTGGGGFNPPGNTPPPHAFQFYVAPVTFALVDSANNTNNWQSTGGWNITTQKFVSAPYSFTESPSGNYQSNTTATFTYLNEINLSNILGASLEFYTQWDIENDWDYGQIQVSTNGGTNWTALEGLYSNPGTGTFQPPDEPLYDGSQLTWVVENIDLTEFIGQSVKLRFYFQSDQSVTGDGWYIDDIRLMTFAIVPVELTSFTATATQNSASLNWQTATETNNSGFEIERKQVGSPQSSVSNLEWSVVVFVPGFGTTTEPKNYSFIDENLPAGKYQYRLKQIDFDGSFEYSNTVEVEISSPTEFTLEQNYPNPFNPSTKIKYTIPTVTLSLSKGDVYVTLKVYDVLGNEIATLANETQQPGTYEVEFNVGQAISLSSGVYYYQLRVGGFVETKKMILVK; from the coding sequence ATGAAAATAATTTTTCAACTCCTGGTTTTCTCCGTGATAGCACTTCAATTCAATCTTCATTCTCAGTCACCCATCGTTCAGCAAATAGTTGATTCAGCCAATCAGGATTCGCTGATGTATTTTGTAAAGGAATTATCCGGCAATGTTCCAACAATTATCAATGGGACATTACAAACAATAGTTTCCCGTAATAAATATCAGCCCGGCAACGCTCTCGCCGAAACTTATATTAAACAAAAACTTCAGTATTACGGATTAACAACTTCTATTCAATCTTTCAGTTCAACCGGTAAAAACGTTTTAGGCGTTCAGGTGGGGTCAGAATTACCCAATCAAAAATATATTATCTGTGCACACTATGATGACATGCCTTCAGGCTCAACAGCCCCCGGAGCAGACGACAACGCAAGTGGGACTTCAGCCGTATTGGAAGCAGCAAGAATTTTTTCGCAGTACACATTTCCTTTTACCATTGTTTATGCATTATGGGATGAAGAAGAACAAGGGCTGGTAGGAAGTAATTATTATGCCAATCAAGCTGCTTCGTCCGGAGATTCAATCATCGGTGTGATAAATATGGACATGATAGCTTATGATTCTGATAACGATATGGTCGCTAATATTCACACGCGAAATGTTGGAACTTCGCTTGAACTTTATGATAAAATGATTGAAGCAAATATTCAATACGGGATTAACTTCAACCTTGTTGAATATAATCCCGGCGAAGAATATAGCGATCACGCATCATTCTGGAATGCCGGCTATGGAGCAATTTTATTGATCGAAGATGATGCAGACTTTAATGCTTACTATCATAGTGTCAATGATCTTATCATTCATTTTAATGAAGCATACTATTTAAAGTCTGCAAAACTTGCTTTTGCTACACTTGCCTCATTTGCGCTTAACCTGAATATGCAAATTATTCACACGCCTTTTGCTTCAATTGATTATTCGCAGGATATGGAATTAACAGCAAACATAGTTACAGGTTTAAATATTGGAAGTGGAATTTCGGGTCCGCGACTTTACTACCGCACAAGCACAGGGGGAGGTTTTTCTGATTTTATTGAGATAGCCGGAACTCCTTTAATGAGTAATACAGAGTATAGTTTTATTATCCCTGCTCAGCAGCTTGGAACAATTGTGCAGTATTATTTGGCAGCACAGGATGATAATTCGTCAGTTGTGGTAACCCTTCCCACTGGTGGAGGCGGGTTTAATCCACCGGGAAATACTCCACCGCCGCATGCATTCCAATTCTACGTTGCCCCGGTTACTTTTGCTCTGGTTGATTCGGCTAATAATACAAATAATTGGCAGTCAACAGGCGGGTGGAATATTACAACTCAGAAATTTGTTTCCGCTCCTTACTCCTTTACTGAATCTCCTTCGGGCAATTATCAGAGTAATACAACGGCGACTTTTACTTATTTAAATGAAATAAACCTTTCAAATATTTTGGGCGCTTCACTAGAGTTTTACACTCAATGGGATATTGAAAATGATTGGGACTATGGACAAATTCAGGTTTCTACTAATGGTGGAACAAACTGGACTGCTCTCGAAGGACTTTACTCAAATCCCGGGACAGGGACTTTTCAACCGCCTGATGAACCTTTGTACGATGGTTCGCAGCTAACCTGGGTCGTAGAAAATATAGATCTAACTGAATTTATTGGTCAAAGTGTTAAGCTCAGATTCTATTTCCAATCCGATCAATCTGTTACCGGAGATGGATGGTATATTGATGATATACGATTGATGACCTTTGCAATTGTTCCGGTAGAACTAACATCCTTCACCGCAACTGCAACGCAAAACTCCGCTTCGCTTAACTGGCAAACAGCAACAGAGACAAATAACAGCGGGTTTGAGATTGAAAGAAAACAAGTCGGCAGTCCGCAGTCTTCTGTCAGCAATCTGGAATGGAGTGTTGTTGTTTTCGTTCCCGGATTTGGAACTACCACTGAACCAAAGAATTATTCTTTCATTGATGAAAATCTTCCTGCAGGAAAATATCAATACAGATTAAAACAAATAGACTTTGATGGAAGCTTCGAATACTCAAACACAGTTGAAGTTGAAATCTCTTCACCAACAGAATTTACATTGGAGCAGAACTATCCGAATCCATTTAACCCTTCAACAAAAATAAAATATACAATCCCCACTGTCACCCTGAGCTTGTCGAAGGGTGACGTTTATGTAACATTGAAAGTTTACGATGTACTTGGAAATGAAATCGCAACACTCGCAAACGAAACACAGCAGCCCGGTACTTACGAAGTTGAGTTCAACGTAGGACAGGCTATCAGCCTCTCAAGCGGCGTGTATTATTACCAGTTACGGGTCGGTGGTTTTGTTGAGACAAAGAAGATGATTTTGGTGAAGTAA
- a CDS encoding HU family DNA-binding protein: MAYKSMTKSQIIDHLAKKTGTTKKLSGVFLDEIVGLAYREAKKAFVIPGLGKLLVVQRKKRMGRNPATGETMVIPAKKALKFRIAKQAKDAVLK; encoded by the coding sequence ATGGCTTACAAATCAATGACCAAATCCCAGATAATAGATCATCTAGCTAAAAAAACCGGAACAACAAAAAAGTTATCTGGTGTTTTTCTTGATGAAATAGTAGGCTTAGCTTATAGAGAAGCTAAGAAAGCATTCGTGATTCCCGGCTTAGGCAAATTACTTGTAGTTCAAAGGAAAAAAAGAATGGGCAGAAACCCAGCCACCGGCGAGACAATGGTTATACCAGCAAAGAAGGCATTGAAATTCAGAATTGCTAAACAAGCTAAAGACGCTGTTCTGAAATAA
- a CDS encoding DUF2203 domain-containing protein gives MTTEIKLFSIAEANRTLPLVKNIVRDILDNAAEMRLIAEELAGNLDEDSRIKKLASEIDGFMLELEEIGCYFKDPNFKIGLVDFPSMINGEDVLLCWRSDEDEIKYYHDLESGYSSRKLIPPEYFA, from the coding sequence ATGACAACAGAGATTAAATTATTTTCAATAGCAGAGGCTAATCGCACACTTCCTTTAGTCAAAAACATTGTTCGCGATATTCTTGACAACGCTGCAGAAATGAGGTTGATTGCAGAAGAACTTGCTGGTAATCTTGACGAGGATTCACGAATTAAAAAACTTGCTTCTGAAATTGACGGCTTTATGCTTGAGCTGGAAGAAATTGGCTGTTACTTTAAGGATCCCAATTTTAAAATAGGCTTAGTTGATTTTCCTTCAATGATAAACGGAGAGGATGTTTTACTCTGCTGGCGAAGTGACGAAGATGAAATTAAATACTATCACGATCTTGAATCCGGGTACTCCTCAAGAAAGCTTATTCCTCCCGAATATTTCGCCTGA
- a CDS encoding thioredoxin family protein, translating to MSSTNLLKTISETGISYADYKSILMRQVQNYNDELATEEEKNQIQNRKLNLQRTNRLDKHFHPSEKSIQKFQQINSKQIWMIISETWCGDSAQNLPIISALTNLSNYIELKILFRDEHPEIMNLYLEGGGKKSIPKLVSFNENGDELFQWGPRPQQAKLLFDKMISDGIDKDERRKALHLWYGRDRGISVENELVNLIEVFLRVIVHS from the coding sequence ATGAGTAGTACCAATCTATTAAAAACAATTAGTGAAACCGGCATATCGTATGCGGATTATAAAAGTATTTTAATGCGGCAAGTTCAAAATTATAATGATGAATTGGCGACAGAGGAAGAAAAAAATCAAATTCAAAACAGAAAACTGAATTTGCAAAGAACTAATCGGCTTGATAAACATTTTCATCCTTCGGAGAAGAGCATTCAAAAATTTCAACAAATCAATTCAAAGCAAATATGGATGATCATATCCGAAACCTGGTGCGGTGATTCTGCACAAAACCTACCAATAATTTCGGCACTAACAAATCTTTCGAATTATATTGAACTAAAAATTCTTTTTAGAGATGAACATCCGGAAATTATGAATTTGTATTTGGAAGGAGGAGGCAAAAAAAGTATTCCAAAATTAGTTTCCTTTAACGAAAATGGAGATGAACTTTTTCAGTGGGGACCTCGCCCGCAGCAGGCAAAATTACTGTTCGACAAAATGATTTCCGATGGTATTGATAAAGATGAAAGAAGAAAAGCCCTTCATCTTTGGTACGGACGTGATAGAGGCATCTCTGTTGAAAATGAACTCGTTAATCTTATCGAAGTATTTCTAAGGGTTATTGTTCATTCATAG